The DNA region GGGGTCGAAGAGACGGCGTTGCGTCGGGCTCGTGCCACCGCCCGGGCCGCCGTGCAGGAACACCACGGGCTTGCCGTCCGGGTTGCCGGACGTCTCCCAGTACATCTGCTGTCCGTCACCGACGTCGAGCATGCCGGAGTCGTACGGTTCGATCTCGGGGTAGAAGTCGCGCATCAGATCACCATATCCGCGTGGGCACTCCACCGGCACCCGGCGTAGGGTCGAGGAATGGCGAACTCCCTGGCGACAGTCACCATCACCGGCGCAGGCGGACAGATCGGCTACGCCCTGCTGTTCCGCATAGCCTCCGGCCAACTGCTCGGACCGGACACCGCCGTTCGGCTGCGTCTGCTCGAGATCCCCCAGGGGCTGCGCTCGGCCGAGGGCGCAGCGCTCGAACTGCAGGACTCCGCGTTCCCCCTGCTGCAGTCCGTCGACGTCACGGATGATGCCGCCAGCGCCTTCGACGGAGCCAATGTCGCGCTCCTCGTGGGGTCTCGGCCCCGCGGACCCGGGATGGAACGCGGCGACCTGCTGGCGGCCAACGGCGCCATCTTCGCCCCGCAGGGTGCGGCCATCAATTCCGGCGCCGCCGACGACATCCGCGTCGTCGTGGTCGGCAACCCGGCGAACACCAACGCCTTCATCGCCAGCGCCCACGCGCCCGATGTGCCGCGTGAGCGCTTCACTGCCCTGACGAGGCTCGACCACAACCGAGCGTTGGGTCAGCTCTCCGAGGCGCTGCACGCCCCTGTGTCGCAACTGCGGGACGTCAGCATCTGGGGCAACCACTCGGCCACGCAGTTCCCCGACATCGCCCATGCGACGGCCGGTGGTCGACCGGTCGTGGAACTGCTCGAGGAGCAGTTGGGCGCGGATGCCGCTCGCGAGTGGATCCGCGACGTGTTCATCCCCCGGGTCGCGAAACGCGGCGCCGAGATCATCGAGGTGCGTGGTTCGTCATCCGTCGCCTCGGCTGCCAACGCCGCCATCGATCACGTGCACGACTGGGTGACCGGGACGACGCACGGGTGGACGTCGGCAGCCCTGCCCTCCGACGGCTCCTACGGCGTGCCAGAGGGCATCGTCTCGTCCTTCCCGGTCGAGTCCGTCGACGGGCAGTGGCGGATCGTTCAGGGACTGGAGCTGGATTCCTTCGCCCGCGAGCGCATCGACGCCTCGGTGGCCGAACTCGTCGAGGAGCGCGAGGCCGTGAGGACGCTCGGGCTCCTGGGCTGAGGCGGCGCGGAGTCTCAGCGCGTCGTTTCGATCGTTACGCTGGAGCCATGGCCCAGAGACCAGCACAGCGCCCAGCCCCGGAACCCGAGCGCGCCTCGCGACGCTCCCAGGTGATCATCGGCGTGATCGTCGGGCTCATCGTTGGCCTCGTGATCAGCCTGATCAGCGGGTTCTGGCTCTGGCTCGCCGCCGGCGCCGCCGTCGGCCTGGCGTTCGGTTCCTTCATCAAGCCGCCGGTGAAATAGGGCGGGCAGCGGTCGCTGAGGCCCGGCCGCAGGCTGCGGCCGAAGCGTGGTACGGCCGGGCACTTCGAACGCGGACTCCGTCCGGTTCTCAGCGAGCGGTCTATGAGGCGTGATGCCCTAGCGCTTCTTGGCCT from Leifsonia sp. Root1293 includes:
- a CDS encoding malate dehydrogenase encodes the protein MANSLATVTITGAGGQIGYALLFRIASGQLLGPDTAVRLRLLEIPQGLRSAEGAALELQDSAFPLLQSVDVTDDAASAFDGANVALLVGSRPRGPGMERGDLLAANGAIFAPQGAAINSGAADDIRVVVVGNPANTNAFIASAHAPDVPRERFTALTRLDHNRALGQLSEALHAPVSQLRDVSIWGNHSATQFPDIAHATAGGRPVVELLEEQLGADAAREWIRDVFIPRVAKRGAEIIEVRGSSSVASAANAAIDHVHDWVTGTTHGWTSAALPSDGSYGVPEGIVSSFPVESVDGQWRIVQGLELDSFARERIDASVAELVEEREAVRTLGLLG